In a single window of the Arachis hypogaea cultivar Tifrunner chromosome 6, arahy.Tifrunner.gnm2.J5K5, whole genome shotgun sequence genome:
- the LOC112698207 gene encoding uncharacterized protein: protein MSNNVSSSSPANQPDKKGKEKVNFDEMNKDKQILVNEPNVPNNMNNKRKAIMLGDDHDHPNTDGSAAVTEDGSDSTKEQEPNSDKTLIIGSQNSQKKKISYNCTFCDKSFSSAQALGGHQNGHRMERMQQSHNKNSSGNDGIQLLNNMTMGAGMNSSSSTSSMELPSSPTIPSFRPFFNGEPNMMIMGYNNNIINNDYHPYHHGLFQNNGGRPSNFFSPGPVVGANNNFAYPRVGSAFDAVGVGNVGAFQHPYEFQTRVGLNDAASVNPGPGGTSQHPRPAMAAVEISRTRIGNNNNNNNGGVERQIVNEACETPQGEFEFVLLPCAARNNENNMVEIDFGLVPKKDENGEAKEKAASETD, encoded by the exons ATGTCAAACAacgtctcttcttcttccccagcAAACCAGCCTGataagaagggtaaagagaaagttaATTTTGATGAAATGAACAAGGACAAGCAGATTCTAGTCAACGAACCAAACGTTCCAAACAACATGAACAACAAGCGCAAAGCAATCATGTTAGGAGATGATCATGATCATCCTAATACCGATGGTTCTGCTGCTGTTACCGAAGATGGAAGTGATTCCACTAAAGAACAGGAGCCCAACTCTGACAAAACTCTCATTATTGGTAGCCAGaattcacaaaagaagaaaatttcATACAATTGCACCTTTTGTGACAAGAGCTTTTCTTCCGCACAAGCTCTTGGGGGTCACCAAAATGGTCACAGAATGGAGAGAATGCAACAGTCCCATAACAAAAATAGCAGTGGAAATGATGGGATCCAACTCTTAAATAACATGACCATGGGTGCGGGTATGAACTCATCATCGTCAACAAGCTCCATGGAGCTACCGTCTTCGCCAACCATCCCTTCTTTTAGGCCCTTCTTTAATGGGGAACCTAATATGATGATCATGGgatacaataataatattattaataatgattaTCATCCTTATCATCATGGTTTATTCCAGAACAATGGAGGGAGACCATCAAACTTTTTCAGTCCTGGCCCTGTGGTTGGTGCAAATAACAATTTTGCATACCCTCGTGTTGGTTCTGCTTTTGATGCAGTGGGAGTTGGAAACGTTGGTGCATTTCAGCATCCATATGAATTTCAAACAAGAG TAGGCCTcaatgatgctgcatcagtgaACCCTGGACCTGGTGGTACATCTCAGCATCCTCGTCCTGCTATGGCTGCTGTTGAGATTAGCAGAACTAGAATtgggaataacaacaacaataataacggTGGTGTCGAAAGGCAGATTGTGAATGAGGCCTGTGAGACCCCACAGGGTGAATTTGAGTTTGTTTTGCTTCCATGTGCAGCAAGAAACAACGAGAATAATATGGTGGAGATTGACTTTGGTCTGGTTCCAAAGAAAGACGAAAATggagaagcaaaagaaaaagccgCGTCAGAGACTGATTGA